The sequence CCCGGGGCGATCTCCATCAGTTCCGGTTCGGCCAGACGGCACTTTTCCCAGGCTTTCTCGCAGCGGGGGGCAAATTTGCATCCCTTGGGCCATTCATCGGGCGACGGAACATTTCCGCGAATGGAGTACAAGCGCTTCTGTTCCTCCTCCAGGCTGGGAACGGATCTCAGAAGCCCCTCCGTGTACGGATGCGCGGGCTGTTCGAACAGGCGGAAAACGTCCGCCTCCTCCACCACCCGTCCGGCGTACATCACCACAACCCGATCGGCCATTTCGGCCACGACCCCCAAATCGTGGGTGATCAGCAGGATCGCGGTGTCGAACTTCTCCTTCACCTCGCGCATCAGCTCCAAAATTTGCGCCTGGATGGTCACATCCAGAGCCGTCGTCGGTTCGTCGGCGATCAACAACTTGGGATTGCACGCCACGGCCATGGCGATCATCGCCCGCTGGCGCATGCCGCCGGACAATTGGTGCGGATACTCGTCGACAATCTCCTCGGCCCGCGGAAAGCCGACCAGCTTCAGGAGCTCCACCGTCCGGAGGCGGGCCGCCTTCTTGTCCAACCCCTGGTGCAGGATCAGACTTTCGGCGATCTGATTCCCGATGGTCATCACCGGGTTGAGCGAGGTCATCGGCTCCTGGAAAATCATCGAAATCTCGTTCCCGCGGATGCGGACCATCTCCTCCTCCGGTAGCAGACGGATATCCCTGCCGTCAAAGAGGATCTCCCCCTCGACGATCCTCCCCCGTTCAGGAAGCAACCTCAAAACGGAGAAGGACGTGATGCTCTTCCCGCAACCGGACTCTCCCACCAACGCCAGCGTCTCTTTCCGCCTCACCTCCAGATCGATCCCGTCCACCGCCGGGACCACGCCGTCATCCTGAAAAAAGTACGTTTTAAGATTCCGAATTCGCAGCAGCGGCTCCGACAAATTCCACCCTCCCACCCGTCAAGGATCGAAAATGGCGTATGAAGAGCGAAAATCAGACAGTTCCTGCATTATTTTATTCTCTTTTCATTTCCAAAAGCCCTTCTTTTGTGTTCAATCCTTCTTGGCAATCCTTTTGACCTCCTCCCGAAACGCGCAAAAGGGGGGCCGAAATGCACCGGCACCCCCTTCTTTTGCTTATGATGCTTCCTCCGCCGACGCTCTCCGGACCACAGTCACCACGTCGCCGGACGGCGTCAGCTGTTCCGGATATCCATATGCGCCGTGCTCACTCAGATCCAATCCCATCCTTTCCTCTTCCTCCGAAACGCGCAATCCGAACAGCCGGTCAATCACCCACAGGGCGACAAAGGAGGCGATCGCCACATACAGGGCGGTCACCGTCACCCCCAGCAACTGAATCAAAAGCTGCCTGAGCCCGCCCCCATAGAGAAGACCCGGACCTCCCACGCCCACGATCTCGACCAGGCGCGGCGATGCGAAAATCCCCGTGGACAAGGTTCCCCAGATTCCGGCCACCCCGTGAACGGAAAAGGCGTAGATGGGATCATCCACCCCCCTCCGCTCCAAATAGAAAACGGAAAACACCGCCAGCGCCCCGGCAACCCCTCCGATAATCACCGCAGCCCAGGGCTCGACAAAGGCGCAGGATGCCGTGATGGCCACCAGGGCGGCCAACACGCCGTTCAGCATCATCGCGATATCCGCCTTGCCCGTGAAGATCCGGACGGCGAGCAGGGCCGCAATGGCGCCGCTGGCGGCAGCCAGGTTGGTCGTCAGTGCGACGTAGCCGAAGAAGCCGTCCTGCGCCGACAGGGTGCTGCCCGGATTGAACCCGAACCATCCGATCCAGATGATCAACACGCCCAACACGGTATACACCTGGTTGTGTCCCGGCAGGGGGTTGGCCGTGCCGTCCCGGTTGAATTTGCCGATCCGGGGACCGAGCATGAGCGTTGCCACCAGCGCCGCGATTCCGCCTTGCAGGTGAACCACCGTGGAACCGGCAAAATCCTGCTTGCCGAGCGTCGACAGCCAGCCGCCTCCCCAAATCCAATGGGCGGCAACCGGATAAATCACCGCGACAAACAGCGTCCCGAAAAGGAAATAGGCGCCCAGTTTGGCCCGTTCGGCAAACCCGCCCCAGGCGATGGCCAGGGAAACCGCGGCAAAGGCCAACTGGAACAAAAACAGGATTTCCGTCGGGATTCCCCCCTCTTCGGCGGGGAAACGGAGAAACCACCCGCCGGTTCCGAACAGCGGAGTGCCCTCTCCGAAGGCGATGGCATACCCCACAGCCCAAAACGCGATGCCGGCCAGGGCGAAACTGAGCACCTGCTTGCCGGCGATGTGGCCGGCATTTTTCATGCGGGTGGATCCCGCCTCCAACAGCGCAAAGCCCGCCTGCATGAAAATCACAAGAATCGCGCTCAGGGTGACCCAGACCATGTCGACCGAACGTGCGACCGCATCCATCTCCCGCACCTCCATGTCAGGAAATATTACAAATCTTTCTGATGTATTGTATGTTATCACACTCACCCGGCGTGCGCAAGGGGGTCTTGTTAATTTTCATTACATATACAGTTCATTTATATGACAAGAATGGGAAATAAAAAAGACGGGGCCTTCGGCCGCCGTCCGGATTTACTCCTGATTCACCCAATTGTAAAAGGTAAAGGAAGAAGACCCGGGCTTCCGTTCCTCCCCCTGATAGAGAATCCCCCTTTGCCGGAACCGCCGGGAGTACTCCGCCGCTTCCTCGGCGTTCCGGATGCGGTTTCGCTGCCATTCCAGCAGGATGCGGTCGATATATCGAAAACTGGCTTTCCCCGAAAACACCGCCTCCCTCAGGGCGGCCAGAATCAGTTCCTCGGAATAGCCGTCCTGATCCACCCATTGGGTCAGCATCTCGCATTCCATCGGCGACAAGGGGCGTCCGAACTCTTCCTCAAAGCGGCGAAACAGATGTTGATATACCGCTTCCTTTTCCCCCTCCGAAGCGGAGCCCACCCGGCGGTCCAGAAAGGAAGCGGCCAACTGGTGCAAAAGGGGGGAAAGATCATACCTTTCGGAGCGCAGCCCTGCCCTGTCGATTTCCTCTTCAATCTTGAGGAATCCGCCGCGGACGAGGGATTGCAGCCAGGAAACAATCTGATCCGCGGGAACGCTCATTCGTTCCTCCAGTTCGCTCACCGTCGGAAAAGACTTCCCTTCCTTTTCCTGAAACACCATGAGGTGCAGAAGAAGCATCACTTGTCCCTCATTGAGACCCAAGCGCTTGTACTCGGAGAACAAAACCGCAGGCAGTGCGATGGATCCCTCCTGCAACAGGTGCACCAAAGCAGCGTGCGGAGACCCTTTTCGTTCCATGTCCATCCACCTCATCCCTACTATACCAGCGCCAAGGAAGAAAAAACAGTCTTGAAAAACAAAAAGCATCGGTCCCATGCCGATGCTTTTTGTTTTTTACGGATAGAGGCGGTTCAGCATGCGGGGGAAAGGAATGGTCTCCCGAACGTGATCCAACCCGCAGATCCAGGCGACCGTCCGTTCCAAACCCAATCCGAAACCGGAATGGGGCACCGTGCCGTACCGGCGGAGATCCAAATACCACTCATACGCTTCCCGGGGAAGCCGGTGTTCGACAAACCTCTGCCGAAGGAGCTCCGGATCGTCGATCCGCTGACTTCCGCCGATGATCTCGCCGTATCCCTCCGGCGCGATCAGATCCGCGCACAAAACCACCTCCGGCCGCGCCGGGTCCGGCTTCATGTAGAAAGCCTTCACTTTCGCCGGATAATGCGTGACGAACACCGGTTTGTCGAAGCTTTCGGCGATCTTCGTCTCGTGGGGCGCCCCGAAATCCTCCCCCCATTCAAAGGGCATTCCTTCCCGGTTCAAAAGTTCCACCGCCTCATCGTAGGTGATCCGGGGAAACGGCGATTTCACTCTTTCCAGGGGAGCGGTGTCCCGGCCGATGGTATTGAGCTCGTCCCGGCACGCCCTGAGCACATGCTGCACCACGTGGCTGACCAGCTCTTCCTGGATGCGCAGACTCTCCTCGTGCTCGGTGAAGGCCATTTCGGGCTCGATCATCCAAAATTCGATCAGATGGCGGCGCGTTTTCGATTTTTCCGCCCGGAACGTGGGTCCGAAGGAATAAACGCGCCCCAGCGCCATCGCCGCCGCTTCCATATACAGCTGCCCGCTTTGGGTGAGGAAGGCCTCCTCATCGAAATACCGGGTGGAAAACAGCGTGGTCGTCCCCTCACAGGCGGAAGGGGTCAATATCGGGGGATCCACGAGGGTGAATCCCTGTCCGTCCAGCCAGTCCTGAATCGCCCGGATGATTTCGGCGCGAATCTTGAGAATGGCGCGCTGACGGGGGGTGCGGATCCAAAGGTGGCGATGATCCATCAGGAAGTCCACACCGTGCTTTTTCAGGGCGATGGGGTACTCCTCGGCAATCTGAATGATCTCAATGTCCTCGACATCCAGCTCATACCCGCCGGGAGCGCGCTCATCCCGGCGAACCGTCCCCCGGACATACAGGGAGCTTTCTTGGGTCAACTGCCTGGCTCGCTCCCACACCTCCGGGGACACCTGGTTCTTCACAAGAACGCCCTGGATGAAACCGGTGCCGTCGCGGAGCTGAAGAAACTGGATCTTTCCGCTGGAACGTTTGTTGTACAGCCATGCGCCCAACTTCACCGATTCACCGACATGTTCAGCGATATTGCCAATACGGACCAACACTTTGATTCCCCCATCCAATTGCTGACTCGTTCATTATAAACCCACCGGAAAAGGAGAGTCAATGCGCGCTGGCCCCTGCTTCCGAAACATAAAAAGCGGCCGGCGAAAAGCCGGCCGCCAGCTGTCGGCAGATTCCAGGAGGGGGCTGAAGGGGGCGGGAAGGAAAACGCGGCCCGTTCCATCGGCGCAGCCTTCGGAAGGCTGCGTTTCCTTAACATCAGTACAGCGACATATACTGCTCCCGTTCCCAGGGATGCACTTGCATGCGGAACATGTCCCACTCGATCTCCTTCGCTTGGACGAAGTGGGTCAGGGCGTGTTCCCCGAGGGCTTCGCAGATCACCGGATTCCGCTGCAATTCCTCCAGTGCTTCCTTCAGAGTGGAAGGCAGGCTCTCGATTCCCGCGGCGCGCCGTTCCGCATCGTCCATGACGTAAATGTTGCGATCCACTTGCTCCGGAAGAGGCAGCTCGTTTTTGATGCCGTCCAGCCCGGCCTTCAGCATCACCGCCAGCGCCAGATAAGGATTGGCCGCGGGATCGGGGTTGCGCACTTCGATCCGGGTGCTCAATCCCCGGGAAGCCGGAATGCGGACCAGGGGACTTCGGTTTTTCGGCGACCACGCCACGTAGCACGGGGCTTCATAACCGGGCACCAGCCGCTTGTAGGAATTGACCAGGGGATTGGTGATCGCCGCGAAGGAGCGGGCGTGCTTCAGGATGCCGGCCAGAAAGTGGCGGGCGATTTGGGAAAGGCCCAGTTCGTCCCTTTCGTCGTAAAAGGCGTTCTCATCCCCCCGGAACAGCGACATGTGGCAGTGCATCCCCGACCCGTTCACGCCGTAGAGGGGCTTTGGCATGAACGTGGCGTGCAATCCGTACCGGCGGGCGATATTCTTCACCACCAGTTTGAAGATCTGGATGTTGTCCGCCGTCTGCACCGCATTGGCATACTTAAAATCGATTTCGTGCTGTCCCGGGGCCACTTCGTGGTGGGAAGCCTCCACTTCGAAACCCAGTTGGTCCAGGGTGACCACGATATCCCGCCGGCAGTTTTCGCCCAGGTCCAGGGGAGCCAGGTCAAAATAGCCGCCTTTGTCGTTCAGATCCAAGGTGGGCTCCCCTTTTTCATCGGACTTGAACAGGAAAAATTCCGGTTCCGTCCCCACGTTGAAGGCGGTAAAGCCCATCTCCTCCGCTTCCTTGAGCACCCTTTTCAAAATGCTTCGCGGATCGCCGGGAAAGGGTCTGCCGTCCGGCAAATAGACGTCACAGATCAAACCGGCCACTTTCCCCTCCGTCCCGGACGTCCAGGGATAAATCACCCAGGAATCGAGATCGGGATACAGGTACATATCCGATTCCTCGATGCGGACAAACCCTTCGATCGACGATCCGTCGAACATCAACTTGTTGTCCAGCGCCTTTTCCAGTTGGCTGCGGGGGATTTCCACGTTCTTGATGGTGCCGAGCAAATCGGTAAACTGCAGCCGGATATACCGGACATTCTCCTCTTCCACCATTTTCATGATATCTTCCCGGGTATATCTTCCAGCCATATATCAGTCTCCCTTCTCTCAAAATAAATGCGTCGCGGCATCAATGGAAGAAGCGGGACAACTCCCCTTGAATCAGATGCTGCTGCCCCGGCCGGACCGGCAATTCATTCAGCTGCCGCTTCAACAGACGGTGCAGCTCTTCCTCCGACAAATCCCGCCGGGACTCCGACTCGGCCAACGGCTGAACCGGTTCGGAGAGCGGCGCCTTCGGGCGGCTCAGCACTTCCTTGACGCCGGCGATGTTCACCCCTTTTTCCATCAATGCCTTGATCTCCAACAGCCGATCCACGTCATTGAAGGAAAACAAGCGTTGATTTCCCTTGGTGCGCGCCGGTTTGATCAATCCCTGCTCCTCGTAGTATCGTATCTGGCGAGGAGTCAACTCGGTCAGCTTGGTCACAATCCCCATCGGAAACAAAGGCATGTTTCGCCGAACCGAGTCGCGCACAACCATTCCCTCCCTTCCCTTGTTTGAATACATTCTATTCCATGACAAGTTTATTTGTCAACACATGTTAAAAAAAATAACATCTAATGGCCGCGATCGGAACCTTCCGGGGGAGTTATGCCATTTCGACAATACCTGTTGCAGATCGCCTCGATTTGTGTTAAGTCAATATGAGGGAACGATTGAAATTCCCTGTGTGCATGTAAACGACGATCCTGATTATCGGAAGGGGAGCTCTCCTTTGCTGCACTTAAAAAAGAAAGGAACGGAATTGCTTGATCTGTTGATCCAAAGCGCCGAAAACACATATCAGGCCTCCCTCATTTTCCGGAAGGCCATGAACGGAGACCTGAATCCAACCGCTTACATTCAGGAACTCAACGATTTGGAAAAGAAGGGCGATCAAATCACCCGCCAAATTTACACGGACCTGGATCAGGTCTTCGTGACCCCGCTCGACCGGGAAGACATTATCACTTTGGCCTCCAAAATCGATGACGTCATCGACGGCATCGAGGCCACCATTTCCCGATTCGATTACCTGGACATCCCCTATACGGATCAGACGATGAAACAATTTGCCGAAGTGCTGGTCTCCTCCTGCGAACACATCCTCTCCGCCATGAAACTTCTCTCCCAAAAGAAATACCTGCAAATCCGCGAGCACACCATTGAAATCAACCATCTGGAAAACGAAGGGAACCGCTTGATGCGGGAAGGAATTCGCACCATTTTCACCAATCCCCGCGATCCCTACCATGACTTCAAACTGAAGGAAGTTTACGAGCGGCTGGAGAGAGTGACCGATTGCTGCGAAGACGTGGCCGACATTTTGGACAGCGTGTTGCTGCGTTATGCCTGATCAAATGATGATACACAAACTCTGAATGTAGGGGGTTAGCGCAGCGTGTCTCCTTGCGCGCGCGACAATTGATGGAAACCATCGTCATCATCGCTGTCGTCGTGTTTTTGGCTCTGGCCTTTGACTTCATCAACGGATTTCACGATACCGCCAATGCCATCGCCACTTCCGTTTCAACGAGGGCACTCAGTCCGCGCAACGCCATCCTGCTTGCCGCCACCCTCAACTTCGTCGGCGCCCTGACCTTTACGGGCGTCGCCAAATCGATCGGCGGCAACGTCGCTGACCCCTCGAAGTTGGATCACGGACTGTTGATCGTAACGGCGGCCCTTATCGCCGCGATTGCCTGGAACCTCATTACCTGGTGGTACGGCATCCCCTCCTCCTCTTCCCACGCTCTGATCGGTTCCTTGGCGGGGGCCGTCGTGAGCGCGGCGGGGATTGAAGGCATCAACGTATCGGGCTTTTCGGGAATCATAATGGGATTGATCTTTTCACCGATCATCGCCTTCGTCGTCGGGTTCATCGTGATGAAGATCGTTTATCTGATCTTTGCCAACCACAGCCCCCGCAAAATCAACAAAGGGTTCCGGGCCATGCAGGTTCTGACGGCGGCCTTCCAAAGTTTCTCGCACGGCACCAACGACGCCCAAAAAGCGATGGGCGTAATCACCTTTGCGCTGGTTGCCGGAGGTTTTCAATCGGATCTGGAGGTTCCGCTGTGGGTCAAGGTTGCCGCGGCCACGGCGATGGGGCTCGGCACCTCCTTCGGCGGTTGGAAGATCATCAAGACGATGGGCTCAAAAATCTTCAAGATCGAACCCGCCAACGGAGTTTCCGCCGACCTCACCTCCGCCTCCGTCATCCTCAGTGCCACCGTGACCGGTTTTCCGGTCAGCACGACCCATGTGGTCACCTCGGGAATTTTGGGGGT comes from Planifilum fulgidum and encodes:
- a CDS encoding ABC transporter ATP-binding protein, with translation MSEPLLRIRNLKTYFFQDDGVVPAVDGIDLEVRRKETLALVGESGCGKSITSFSVLRLLPERGRIVEGEILFDGRDIRLLPEEEMVRIRGNEISMIFQEPMTSLNPVMTIGNQIAESLILHQGLDKKAARLRTVELLKLVGFPRAEEIVDEYPHQLSGGMRQRAMIAMAVACNPKLLIADEPTTALDVTIQAQILELMREVKEKFDTAILLITHDLGVVAEMADRVVVMYAGRVVEEADVFRLFEQPAHPYTEGLLRSVPSLEEEQKRLYSIRGNVPSPDEWPKGCKFAPRCEKAWEKCRLAEPELMEIAPGHRVRCFLHETGEGDEG
- a CDS encoding ammonium transporter, giving the protein MDAVARSVDMVWVTLSAILVIFMQAGFALLEAGSTRMKNAGHIAGKQVLSFALAGIAFWAVGYAIAFGEGTPLFGTGGWFLRFPAEEGGIPTEILFLFQLAFAAVSLAIAWGGFAERAKLGAYFLFGTLFVAVIYPVAAHWIWGGGWLSTLGKQDFAGSTVVHLQGGIAALVATLMLGPRIGKFNRDGTANPLPGHNQVYTVLGVLIIWIGWFGFNPGSTLSAQDGFFGYVALTTNLAAASGAIAALLAVRIFTGKADIAMMLNGVLAALVAITASCAFVEPWAAVIIGGVAGALAVFSVFYLERRGVDDPIYAFSVHGVAGIWGTLSTGIFASPRLVEIVGVGGPGLLYGGGLRQLLIQLLGVTVTALYVAIASFVALWVIDRLFGLRVSEEEERMGLDLSEHGAYGYPEQLTPSGDVVTVVRRASAEEAS
- a CDS encoding DnaD domain-containing protein, translating into MERKGSPHAALVHLLQEGSIALPAVLFSEYKRLGLNEGQVMLLLHLMVFQEKEGKSFPTVSELEERMSVPADQIVSWLQSLVRGGFLKIEEEIDRAGLRSERYDLSPLLHQLAASFLDRRVGSASEGEKEAVYQHLFRRFEEEFGRPLSPMECEMLTQWVDQDGYSEELILAALREAVFSGKASFRYIDRILLEWQRNRIRNAEEAAEYSRRFRQRGILYQGEERKPGSSSFTFYNWVNQE
- the asnS gene encoding asparagine--tRNA ligase codes for the protein MLVRIGNIAEHVGESVKLGAWLYNKRSSGKIQFLQLRDGTGFIQGVLVKNQVSPEVWERARQLTQESSLYVRGTVRRDERAPGGYELDVEDIEIIQIAEEYPIALKKHGVDFLMDHRHLWIRTPRQRAILKIRAEIIRAIQDWLDGQGFTLVDPPILTPSACEGTTTLFSTRYFDEEAFLTQSGQLYMEAAAMALGRVYSFGPTFRAEKSKTRRHLIEFWMIEPEMAFTEHEESLRIQEELVSHVVQHVLRACRDELNTIGRDTAPLERVKSPFPRITYDEAVELLNREGMPFEWGEDFGAPHETKIAESFDKPVFVTHYPAKVKAFYMKPDPARPEVVLCADLIAPEGYGEIIGGSQRIDDPELLRQRFVEHRLPREAYEWYLDLRRYGTVPHSGFGLGLERTVAWICGLDHVRETIPFPRMLNRLYP
- the glnA gene encoding type I glutamate--ammonia ligase; this translates as MAGRYTREDIMKMVEEENVRYIRLQFTDLLGTIKNVEIPRSQLEKALDNKLMFDGSSIEGFVRIEESDMYLYPDLDSWVIYPWTSGTEGKVAGLICDVYLPDGRPFPGDPRSILKRVLKEAEEMGFTAFNVGTEPEFFLFKSDEKGEPTLDLNDKGGYFDLAPLDLGENCRRDIVVTLDQLGFEVEASHHEVAPGQHEIDFKYANAVQTADNIQIFKLVVKNIARRYGLHATFMPKPLYGVNGSGMHCHMSLFRGDENAFYDERDELGLSQIARHFLAGILKHARSFAAITNPLVNSYKRLVPGYEAPCYVAWSPKNRSPLVRIPASRGLSTRIEVRNPDPAANPYLALAVMLKAGLDGIKNELPLPEQVDRNIYVMDDAERRAAGIESLPSTLKEALEELQRNPVICEALGEHALTHFVQAKEIEWDMFRMQVHPWEREQYMSLY
- a CDS encoding MerR family transcriptional regulator is translated as MRDSVRRNMPLFPMGIVTKLTELTPRQIRYYEEQGLIKPARTKGNQRLFSFNDVDRLLEIKALMEKGVNIAGVKEVLSRPKAPLSEPVQPLAESESRRDLSEEELHRLLKRQLNELPVRPGQQHLIQGELSRFFH
- a CDS encoding DUF47 domain-containing protein, whose product is MLHLKKKGTELLDLLIQSAENTYQASLIFRKAMNGDLNPTAYIQELNDLEKKGDQITRQIYTDLDQVFVTPLDREDIITLASKIDDVIDGIEATISRFDYLDIPYTDQTMKQFAEVLVSSCEHILSAMKLLSQKKYLQIREHTIEINHLENEGNRLMREGIRTIFTNPRDPYHDFKLKEVYERLERVTDCCEDVADILDSVLLRYA
- a CDS encoding inorganic phosphate transporter, whose product is METIVIIAVVVFLALAFDFINGFHDTANAIATSVSTRALSPRNAILLAATLNFVGALTFTGVAKSIGGNVADPSKLDHGLLIVTAALIAAIAWNLITWWYGIPSSSSHALIGSLAGAVVSAAGIEGINVSGFSGIIMGLIFSPIIAFVVGFIVMKIVYLIFANHSPRKINKGFRAMQVLTAAFQSFSHGTNDAQKAMGVITFALVAGGFQSDLEVPLWVKVAAATAMGLGTSFGGWKIIKTMGSKIFKIEPANGVSADLTSASVILSATVTGFPVSTTHVVTSGILGVGASKRFREVKWEVAGKIVLTWFITIPISALLAWITFKAIEILFL